The genome window GTGAAGGGCCTGAGAGCAGGGGCAGGAAAACTGTGACACCCACGTAGTTAACCAGGTGACAGTCTGGATGGGTGGACCACAAGCTCAAAAATTACTTGGTTTCATATTggacaaaaacagcagttttatCGGTGAAAGTTCTGTGCTTGTTTGACCCAAGCAACCATCCCAGATCATCTCCCATGCTTTGAAACGCTCTTAATACTACTTTGCCTGACTATTGCTTTTTTTATCCAAAGTAATTACTCCAGGCACTCTGAGTAACAGTTTGTCGTAAGACTACTCTTGAAAAGATCAATAGTGGCAGAAACTCAGATGGTGGGAGGAGCAGAATTCCAGAGTTTAGGGCCACATTAGAGAAGGTCCTGCCCCCATTTTATACTTTACTGGCAATCAACAGGACCTTCAGCTGACAGGCAGCCAGATTAGGGAGGTGAGAATGGGGGTAATGTGCTCTCTCTTATTGAATCCCTTGAGGAATCAGGCTGTTGCATTTTGGACTAGATGGAAGCAGGAGAAAGACTACTGatataataacataatatataaaaagaatatatatatataatgagtTACAACAGTCTAAGAATGATGATATGATGACATGGATCACTTTCTTCAGGTCAGAGGTACAGAGAATTGATCTGAGTTTGGAGATGATGCAAAGTTGCATAAAACTTTTACTAGTCAACTAATTCGTTTGTCAAATTTCAACTCAGAGTCAAATATGACAcccagatttttttcttgttaacaTCAGAGGCCAATGAGCCAAGGTGAGGAGAAATAATGTTGGTCAGGTCCTGAGGTCCAAATCCAACCATCCATGATTTGATTGTCTGAAGACAGTCATTGAGGAACCAGCAACCCTACAACAAGAAGACACACACTAATTCTAATGACTCACAGCGACCCCAGGCTAAGATAATGGAGGGGCAGGGATGGTCGACTCTCTTGAGTGAGTGCCTGTAACTGAAAGACTGACAGTTGATGACACTGTGACTCTGACTCAAGCTTTTGCTCAGAAATAAAttgcacaggaagaggaagttgTCACCAACAGACTTGAGCTGAACTACAGACTGACACTCAGTGAGCAGGAAGGCAACATGGAGGTCACATCTCTCTGCTTCAGACTGTGTGAGTCTcaggttttctttgttttttttctaggttTTGCATCCTGTAGATCCAACTATCTATGTCTGGTATTTAACTTTACTCCTGTTTTGATCCAGTGATGCTTGAATTTACTCTGCTGGGGACAAAAGTTCAGGACAGTTGTACTCAGAATAGTGGTGAGTAACTCGTCATCCTTTCACTCTCAAGGACCCAGGTTGAATGTTATGCTAAACCTCTTAAAACTGTCTTTGTGTCTAATGTAATCTATATCCCAGCTCATTAAATGCTATACTTTGCGAAAGATTTTATTCAGAATTAATTGATGGCCTTGTTGCTAATGAATACCGGCACTTTACACCAAGTCCCAATTTAATCTGTCCCAAGGTGTAGGTTTCTacagtgccttttttttatcttatttcacGGACACTATCATCTTTCTTGGTTTCAGATGCAGATTTTCTTCATATCAGTCCAAACAGACTTCAACACTTTCAGTTAGAATCTATCTCTTTTCAATGTACGGTGGGTTTGCTTCGCTTGAGACGGATCACAGACATTACAGACTCTGATCCAAAATGTGATACTACTGAGAAGACGTCGACAGGATCCTCTTGCAAATTTGATAGAGCCTTTTCAACAGATAGTGGAGCATACTGGTGTGAGACTGAAGGAGGACAGCAAAGCAACAGTGTCAACATCACCGTCACTGGTATGTGTGTGGTATTTTTGCAACCAATACATGTTGTACCTAATTTGTCTGTGGTTTTTGATCCGGTGGGTCCAGTATTATCCTGGATGCTCAACTAATAACAATTCCTGTTTCTAAGATCAACTATGCTTTAAATTCATATAattgtttttctattcattCTGTGAATGTCACCACATTGCATTTTATGTTATAAAGCTTATACATAGCTTATATTCTCGTATATCTGAAGCTTGcatctgctgtttttgtcctcaCTTGTTAGGGTTGTCCCCAGTTTTCTTCTGCGAGTAACATACAACATGgctaacatttaattttttcaacATGTTGCTCAGCTGGCTCTGTGATTTTGGAGAGTCCTGTCCTTCCTGTTAAAGATGGAGATGCTGTGACTCTACACTGCAGAAGCAAGACATCTATCTCCAACTTCACAGCCAATTTCTACAAAGATGACGTCCTCATGGAGAGAACGCCTGCAGGAGAAATGATCATTAATAATGTTAAACTGTCTGATGAAGGACTCTACAAGTGCAGCATTCCTGATGTTGGAGAATCACCTGGCAGCTGGCTGGCTGTCAGAGGTGAGACATGACAGGGttacaaaacagcacacagatgaTATTTTGCAGGTTGTATTGTCaggatggatgatgatgatacatGGTGATGGTACCCTGGCTTATGAAAAGTCTAGTTTTTTCAAGCTTGGTAGAAATTTTGTGCAAAACATGCCAGTGTGGTCAAAACTGTTCTAAAAATCTGTGCTAATGTAACATGATGTAGTTGGACTGTTCATCACCTGAGCTCACTTCATTAACATCATGTTCAGGTTCAGCAAATCCTGTTTCTATCACCTCTACACCCCCTCATAACGAGACCCTTCAAAATGACTCCGACTCCCCTCATGTGTTCATCCTGCTGTTGGTTGCTGTCACCATTGTGACGatggttctggtgctggtggtggtgggattTCTTCATCTTAGGAAACGCAGAGGTATGTACAGGGAGCTACCACACTATAGCATGTTTACTGAAAACGACTGCCAAACACTAAAACAAGTCAGTAAAGCAGAAAGAACTTGTGTTTTACACTCAGAGGCAAAAATATCGTGTGGCTGCTCCAACACATGATGAGGTTATATCATGTTTAAAAATTCCTCTGTCTGAGCTTTCAGAATATCATGTTCTTGTTGTTCATATTGTTGCTTATGTGTTAAAGCACATGCTTAACATGAGTGTAATTTCATGTAAGTCACCTTATTTTCTTAGtttactttttcactttttctatATTTGTAAATGCGCTGTCACTCAGTTTGACATTGAGGGAACGTTGTTGTGTAAAGTACAACTTTGACTAAACAGGGTTTTAAAGAACATTCTGCTCAGTCACAAACTTTGaattccttttattttcttggctGTTTGTATCCATATTGTTATCTTTCTTATCAGTTGCCTCAGAGGACGATCATCCTGGTGAGTGCACCATACAtacgtatgtgtgtatatattacTAGcatatctacacacacacacatgcatgtttgtatgtacatatatatgtacagtgtgtatatataatatattgcTCTCTTTTTATGTATAACATTTGTATGTGTATACCTGTTGACCTTCTTCTCGTTggtatgtaaatatgtatgatttaaatgttttgctttttttctgtctttccacaaacatcatcttttgtgtttcagtgtctggGGATGATGTTGCAGACGATCCTGATGCTGTGACATATGCAGTCGTCGTCACAAAACAGAGGACGAACACAGGTTCACTTGACTTCATGTTGACTTTAATAACGAGAGTTGCTTTGTGTCGCTGTCATCCATTTTGAAAGTTGTGGTTGAGCTGCTGCTACCAGAAAAGATTGAGACGTgctccacagcagcacagatggaTTCTTTTTAAGTCCTCTCGGCGTGGACGTGGTTTTTTGTTTTCGACACAGCTGATGCTGCTGATAGTTTGAGTCTCCACCTTGAGACAAACCACAGCAGAGACCCACAGAGTGAAGGAGGCGAATGGGCCCCTCATCGCTTCAGTCTGCCCATATTTAAAATTAGCTCTTTACAGTTCATCTGTCAGTCTTACTGTTGGTTTCTCTGTTTCAGACAAGGATGAGTTCTCACACCAACTCGTCTACTCTGCTGTGACCATAAGTAAGACCCCCAAAGCTCCTGAACCTGGTTCGTATGTGATGAAAAAgttgttgaatatttaaaacatttcacatattttctaaaaaaatctCTGCACAGTTAAGTGATGCATCAAAATCTTCAACTAGAACAGTGACAGagctgtgacattttatcttCATACTAATActtcatcacagaaacaaattacattttgttttagtgtcAAACCCTAAAGTGAAAGAGCAGCTTCTTTACTCAGGCTGTGAGAGTCCtgaattcatcctcagcacaaAAATAATCCTATCTGGAAAACTTTGAACCAGAACCAGTGACACCAGTCTTTCTTGACagtcaaaacattaaaaagaataatCCTCAtagtttgttcatatatttCATAGGTACATCTTTTTGTCATAAGATTCCCTGAATCCtccaaaatgacatgaaatatttTCAGCTTCTTCAGCAGAACCAGGATTATccagctccacagcagccaCAGACCCAAATTCAACAGAGTCAGACGTTCTGTATTCTGCTGTTCAGATGGTAAGACTGATGGAAATGTTAGCCTCCAGCAGCACCGTCCTCTGAATATgactgatttctctctctcaggcttcTCAAGCTCTATGTAAAGTGGTGTCCATGAAAGATCAGCCAGGCATCTGGCTCTGGAACTTAAAATGTCCGTAAGCTTTCACTTGTAAAAGTAAATGTGGACACAGCCATCCATCAACATTCCCTTTAAAGATTCCAAATTGTGTTTGACTTCATTAGTCAACCCAATATTTAGTCCACTGAATAATATGTGTTGCACAGCTTCAGTTTCCTCTATAATTACCATGATTTCATTTTACACAaagtttgattttctcttttggtCTCTGGATGTTCCTGAGTAAACCCTCAAATATTTAAGGGCAGGTGCCATGAATGCAAGTCCTCTCATGCTCAGCATCTTCTATGAATTCAAAACACACCATTGGAAATTATCTTAAGACTAAGTTCAAGTATATATTCTAAGACAGTCTTTATATATGAGGGTGCAGGTGTCGTGGTGTgaagttttgtatttgtttttgtttaggtCATGTGATTACATCCAAGCAGGTACCATTCAATTAAAATGACCTGAGATCTAAGAGGCTAAAACCTCAGAGAAAAGCTGAGAAAAGAACATTGAGTTTATTATATTTCTACCACAGATCtactctttgtgtttctgtctcacaggTCAAAAAGACACCTgagtgaagaagagaagagagactgttgtgttaatgtctgcagaagaagaagtaacaaataataattgcagatttgttttaaagttgtatttgtatatttttatagTCGGGATATGCacgaaaatatgtttttaaaaagtttttaacaTCATCAATTTATAAAAAACCTGAAATCCAACATGATTTTACATACATAAAGCTTTTACGTATCACAGTGTTGCATCATTGTTTTGTGTATTGTCTTTGAcaaaacttaaataaatgtaataatcatGTACACTTGCAACCATTTCAAAACTTTAATATGTTTTACATCAAACAAGATTGTAATGCAGTTAGAtcaggtcagacagacagacacacacacaagttatttgcttcattttaatgcagggaaaacgtgttttttttttttttatctaagaGACTAGAGAGACTAACTATTACAATTGTCACATAGAAACCAACCCCTTTAGACAAAAAGAGCTTCGGTAATcatgtatgaaaataaaattctcCTACAACAACATGAGTGCAGTCTGTTTAATGCTGTCACAGGCTGTCCTCTGCactgagaatgtgttttttactcTTACTCTGCCCCCTGCAGGAAAACTGCACACCTGCTGACACAAAACGTGAATATATAGACAATATGTATTGATCATCATGTTAAACATTCATATGTTAAACATCATAATTGATGTTTCACTTTTCTTATTTCCATTGtcaatttttgtttcattctttttgtttatttatttttttgttcatttcatcttgtctttttttcattttgtgcatttCCATTTAaccttttgcattttaaatgaatttttcattatcattttccATATTCAGGCCTGATTACTCTTAGTAGCATTATACAAATCATCTTTCTTATTTAAGCTAATTTAATTGTCTATTTGGACTTATCTAAGATTGTTTCGTCCTGACAGACGTCTCCTTACAATACTAgtctgcacaggaagcggaagTTCTCACCCACATTAGACTGTTTTTAGCTTTGAGTCAGTCTGATGTTCAGACAGTCAGCAGTCAGACAGCATGGAGGTGACAGCTCTCTGCATTCAAGTGTGTgagttaaatatttgttttgtttatgatttCAGAGAACAAATCTAAATGAATAACCATGGCAACATATCTTTTTCGTGCACAATTCTTCAGatagaaaaaagataaatggctgatttgtgtgttttttaatgtgtcttttctgGATCCATCACAGTAAAGAAGATGTTTCTAAACTGATGTTTAATGACAATCTATCTATCATGACATTGAATCATCTATACATTCAGCTGTTCTCTGTTGTGTCCACAGTGATCAAAGTGTCGATGCTGCTGGTTGCACATGATCACCAGAGTTACAGCCTGACATCTGGTAAGTATTCATCAGTTATTTAATCAAATATCGTAGTACACAAAAACTATGTTCCCAGTCATCACCTCAGCACTAATGCAAAATGTTTACAACAACTTATTAGTATTAACAATactaataatacaataataacaatagtgCCTTTTTGAAGTCATCTGTGGAAACTTACAAAGCAGATCAAATAGTCAAAACATgaagacaataaaacaggagAGCCTCGTAATTCTAGAAGACTTGTGACTATCTGCACCCACATGACACCAAATATGTCATCAATTTGTATTGGAGCAGTAGTAGCCCGCCTTTATCTTGTCTTATTTGAATTTACATAATTCAATTTAATCATGTATCACAGaattctctctctcagccaaAATGTGCCATATATTTTTTACTGTTGATGTTCAACAGATACGTGCATCCatacaaaatgtattaattgttGACACCTAATGAACTGATCATAATCTGGGGTCATTTACTCAGTATTCCAAAGTTCAGAGTGGATATTAAGGAAAGACCACACCTGTATTCTCTAAGGAACATATGGTCTTATTATTTCCTGATTTGATTGTTATTGTAGtatacatcaaaacatttaatatatcttgttttctgtttcttggtGTTGGTTGCAGCTTTTCGCATCGTTCCAACCAGACTGCAGATCTTTGAATACGCGTCCGTCTCTTTTACCTGCGAAGGGTTCAATGTCTTGGCTGGATGGAGAGTGAGAAACACCAAGGAATTCCTTAAAACATGCTTGAATGACATAATGAAGATGACTGTGACCTGCACCATTGACTATGCCTATAAATCAGACAGTGGAGAATACTGgtgtgaaggtggaggaggagagagtagCAACACTGTCcacatcactgtcactggtATGTTGACTGGATGTAGTTTCAATTAAAATCCCAATACATCAATGAGAGAAATATTACCTCTAGTCCCTTATTCTGTATTTCAAAGTATGTTTCTTCCATATTTGCCTTTTGTGATGTTGTTCAGCTGGTTCTGTGATCCTGGAGAGTCCTGTCCTGCCCGTGATGGAGGGGGAAGATGTGACTCTGCGATGCAGAACGAAGACGACTTCCTCCAACTTCACAGCTGATTTCGGTAAAGATGGCCGCTTCTTGGAGAGCAGCTCTACAGGAGAGATGATCATCCACAATGTGTCCTACTCTGATGAAGGACTCTACAAGTGTAGCATCTCTGGAGCTGGAGAATCACCGGAGAGCTGGTTGTCTGTCAGAGGTGAGACAGAGCACTTTTTAACATGAACTCTTGTGGTGCCCGTTCAATATATGCTGTTCAGATCCGTACTGTTCCTACTGTAGTATTGCTGCTTGCAGCCTGCTTGCGAACCACTCATCCAATGTTCTTTACATCCAACAATAACTGAGTAGACGTATTGAAATGTTACCAATAATCACAACccattttacatttctctggGTATAATACAGTTCGGTCAGTTTGGTCAAGTCAGTTAATCTACCTCTTTTAGACTGGACAAAAAATCCACTAGCACCCACTCACATCTGGCTTTTGGCTCCAGTGCGAGAGGGTCCAGATGGCATTAATCGTGGGCAAAatgactctgcagcagtcacaggTATTTATCTGCTTCAGCTCTACTCAGTGAAATTGGAATGATGAATTGTCTTCCATTTGTCCGCCTGTTGCTATGACGCTCCTTAAAGTAAGGGACGCTGGCTTGTAGACACTTTTCCATCTGAAAATACACCCTGATTTTGTTGTAAAATGGTCCACTTTAAATATTCCAAagactgtgttttgttgcatgATTGATGCTGCCGTGCTGTTACagcagatatattttttgtctctgtaGCTCTTCACAGAGAGACGTGTCCCTCCTCAGATCGTCCCTCCTTGTATGTCGTCCTCGTCTTAAGGACTGTTTTCACCATCTTGCtggtggctctgctgctgctgctggtgggactGCTTCACTGTGGGAAACTCAGAGTTACACACAAGTAACCAGAAGTGTCTTGTCATGATCAACATCATGATTTAGGTCTTACA of Acanthopagrus latus isolate v.2019 chromosome 10, fAcaLat1.1, whole genome shotgun sequence contains these proteins:
- the LOC119026872 gene encoding uncharacterized protein LOC119026872 isoform X5, producing the protein MEVTSLCFRLLMLEFTLLGTKVQDSCTQNSDADFLHISPNRLQHFQLESISFQCTVGLLRLRRITDITDSDPKCDTTEKTSTGSSCKFDRAFSTDSGAYWCETEGGQQSNSVNITVTAGSVILESPVLPVKDGDAVTLHCRSKTSISNFTANFYKDDVLMERTPAGEMIINNVKLSDEGLYKCSIPDVGESPGSWLAVRGSANPVSITSTPPHNETLQNDSDSPHVFILLLVAVTIVTMVLVLVVVGFLHLRKRRVSGDDVADDPDAVTYAVVVTKQRTNTDKDEFSHQLVYSAVTITSSAEPGLSSSTAATDPNSTESDVLYSAVQMVRLMEMLASSSTVL
- the LOC119026872 gene encoding low affinity immunoglobulin gamma Fc region receptor II-like isoform X6, translating into MEVTSLCFRLLMLEFTLLGTKVQDSCTQNSDADFLHISPNRLQHFQLESISFQCTVGLLRLRRITDITDSDPKCDTTEKTSTGSSCKFDRAFSTDSGAYWCETEGGQQSNSVNITVTAGSVILESPVLPVKDGDAVTLHCRSKTSISNFTANFYKDDVLMERTPAGEMIINNVKLSDEGLYKCSIPDVGESPGSWLAVRGSANPVSITSTPPHNETLQNDSDSPHVFILLLVAVTIVTMVLVLVVVGFLHLRKRRVSGDDVADDPDAVTYAVVVTKQRTNTDKDEFSHQLVYSAVTISKTPKAPEPAEPGLSSSTAATDPNSTESDVLYSAVQMVKKTPE
- the LOC119026872 gene encoding low affinity immunoglobulin gamma Fc region receptor II-like isoform X2, with the protein product MEVTSLCFRLLMLEFTLLGTKVQDSCTQNSDADFLHISPNRLQHFQLESISFQCTVGLLRLRRITDITDSDPKCDTTEKTSTGSSCKFDRAFSTDSGAYWCETEGGQQSNSVNITVTAGSVILESPVLPVKDGDAVTLHCRSKTSISNFTANFYKDDVLMERTPAGEMIINNVKLSDEGLYKCSIPDVGESPGSWLAVRGSANPVSITSTPPHNETLQNDSDSPHVFILLLVAVTIVTMVLVLVVVGFLHLRKRRVSGDDVADDPDAVTYAVVVTKQRTNTDKDEFSHQLVYSAVTISKTPKAPEPAEPGLSSSTAATDPNSTESDVLYSAVQMVRLMEMLASSSTVL
- the LOC119026872 gene encoding low affinity immunoglobulin gamma Fc region receptor II-like isoform X3 gives rise to the protein MEVTSLCFRLLMLEFTLLGTKVQDSCTQNSDADFLHISPNRLQHFQLESISFQCTVGLLRLRRITDITDSDPKCDTTEKTSTGSSCKFDRAFSTDSGAYWCETEGGQQSNSVNITVTAGSVILESPVLPVKDGDAVTLHCRSKTSISNFTANFYKDDVLMERTPAGEMIINNVKLSDEGLYKCSIPDVGESPGSWLAVRGSANPVSITSTPPHNETLQNDSDSPHVFILLLVAVTIVTMVLVLVVVGFLHLRKRRVSGDDVADDPDAVTYAVVVTKQRTNTDKDEFSHQLVYSAVTISKTPKAPEPEPGLSSSTAATDPNSTESDVLYSAVQMVRLMEMLASSSTVL
- the LOC119026895 gene encoding low affinity immunoglobulin gamma Fc region receptor II-a-like isoform X2, whose amino-acid sequence is MTLNHLYIQLFSVVSTVIKVSMLLVAHDHQSYSLTSAFRIVPTRLQIFEYASVSFTCEGFNVLAGWRVRNTKEFLKTCLNDIMKMTVTCTIDYAYKSDSGEYWCEGGGGESSNTVHITVTAGSVILESPVLPVMEGEDVTLRCRTKTTSSNFTADFGKDGRFLESSSTGEMIIHNVSYSDEGLYKCSISGAGESPESWLSVRALHRETCPSSDRPSLYVVLVLRTVFTILLVALLLLLVGLLHCGKLRVTHK
- the LOC119026872 gene encoding low affinity immunoglobulin gamma Fc region receptor II-like isoform X1; amino-acid sequence: MEVTSLCFRLLMLEFTLLGTKVQDSCTQNSDADFLHISPNRLQHFQLESISFQCTVGLLRLRRITDITDSDPKCDTTEKTSTGSSCKFDRAFSTDSGAYWCETEGGQQSNSVNITVTAGSVILESPVLPVKDGDAVTLHCRSKTSISNFTANFYKDDVLMERTPAGEMIINNVKLSDEGLYKCSIPDVGESPGSWLAVRGSANPVSITSTPPHNETLQNDSDSPHVFILLLVAVTIVTMVLVLVVVGFLHLRKRRVSGDDVADDPDAVTYAVVVTKQRTNTDKDEFSHQLVYSAVTISKTPKAPEPASSAEPGLSSSTAATDPNSTESDVLYSAVQMVRLMEMLASSSTVL
- the LOC119026872 gene encoding low affinity immunoglobulin gamma Fc region receptor II-like isoform X4 — protein: MEVTSLCFRLLMLEFTLLGTKVQDSCTQNSDADFLHISPNRLQHFQLESISFQCTVGLLRLRRITDITDSDPKCDTTEKTSTGSSCKFDRAFSTDSGAYWCETEGGQQSNSVNITVTAGSVILESPVLPVKDGDAVTLHCRSKTSISNFTANFYKDDVLMERTPAGEMIINNVKLSDEGLYKCSIPDVGESPGSWLAVRGSANPVSITSTPPHNETLQNDSDSPHVFILLLVAVTIVTMVLVLVVVGFLHLRKRRVSGDDVADDPDAVTYAVVVTKQRTNTDKDEFSHQLVYSAVTISKTPKAPEPASSAEPGLSSSTAATDPNSTESDVLYSAVQMVKKTPE
- the LOC119026895 gene encoding low affinity immunoglobulin gamma Fc region receptor II-a-like isoform X1 codes for the protein MTLNHLYIQLFSVVSTVIKVSMLLVAHDHQSYSLTSAFRIVPTRLQIFEYASVSFTCEGFNVLAGWRVRNTKEFLKTCLNDIMKMTVTCTIDYAYKSDSGEYWCEGGGGESSNTVHITVTAGSVILESPVLPVMEGEDVTLRCRTKTTSSNFTADFGKDGRFLESSSTGEMIIHNVSYSDEGLYKCSISGAGESPESWLSVRVREGPDGINRGQNDSAAVTALHRETCPSSDRPSLYVVLVLRTVFTILLVALLLLLVGLLHCGKLRVTHK
- the LOC119026872 gene encoding low affinity immunoglobulin gamma Fc region receptor II-like isoform X7, producing the protein MEVTSLCFRLLMLEFTLLGTKVQDSCTQNSDADFLHISPNRLQHFQLESISFQCTVGLLRLRRITDITDSDPKCDTTEKTSTGSSCKFDRAFSTDSGAYWCETEGGQQSNSVNITVTAGSVILESPVLPVKDGDAVTLHCRSKTSISNFTANFYKDDVLMERTPAGEMIINNVKLSDEGLYKCSIPDVGESPGSWLAVRGSANPVSITSTPPHNETLQNDSDSPHVFILLLVAVTIVTMVLVLVVVGFLHLRKRRVSGDDVADDPDAVTYAVVVTKQRTNTDKDEFSHQLVYSAVTISKTPKAPEPEPGLSSSTAATDPNSTESDVLYSAVQMVKKTPE